Proteins encoded together in one Lathamus discolor isolate bLatDis1 chromosome 3, bLatDis1.hap1, whole genome shotgun sequence window:
- the FOXE3 gene encoding forkhead box protein E3: MNAADFPCLRGMCTLPAPSPAAAASPGSPGPPRGSPSVKPEPRGGGSSPPPPPPEEPPPPAGGRRRKRPVQRGKPPYSYIALIAMAIANAAERKLTLGGIYKFITERFPFYRENPKKWQNSIRHNLTLNDCFVKIPREPGHPGKGNYWTLDPAAEDMFDNGSFLRRRKRFKRTDITTYPGYMQNSSAFTPPPAGRPAAPAAPYPNTLCSPGYGPQLSSTVFHPYAAGAAPPAQHPRMFSIDSLISGQQALQPSPPSDLSHPSLGLPGAELAPTCSTGSSEPPCFQAQPVSPSLLGRAGPNTLAYPYAASPPHLPVAQGSYSPGSPQLYGAPNRLSLPAMRPPACAEHSEQLLGLSASSLGQFGSSNSYMRQPNFPAGLERYM, translated from the coding sequence ATGAACGCGGCCGACTTCCCCTGCCTGCGAGGCATGTGCACGCTGCCGGCgcccagccccgccgctgcGGCCAGTCCCGGCTCCCCCGGGCCGCCCCGGGGGTCTCCGTCGGTGAAGCCGGAGCCGCGGGGAGGTGGGAGcagccccccgccgccgccccccgaGGAGCCGCCGCCTCCAGCCGGTGGCCGCCGCAGGAagcggccggtgcagcggggcAAACCCCCCTACTCCTACATCGCCCTCATCGCCATGGCCATCGCCAACGCCGCCGAGAGGAAGCTCACCTTAGGGGGCATCTACAAGTTCATCACCGAGCGCTTCCCGTTCTACCGGGAGAACCCCAAGAAGTGGCAGAACAGCATCCGACACAACCTCACCCTCAACGACTGCTTCGTCAAGATCCCCCGGGAGCCTGGCCACCCCGGTAAGGGCAACTACTGGACGCTGGACCCGGCTGCAGAGGACATGTTTGATAACGGGAGCTTCCTGCGCCGGAGGAAACGCTTCAAGCGCACCGACATCACCACCTACCCCGGCTACATGCAAAACTCCAGTGCCTTCACACCCCCACCCGCCGGCcgccctgcagcaccagcagcccccTACCCCAACACCCTCTGCTCGCCTGGCTATGGCCcccagctctccagcactgTCTTCCACCCCTATGCGGCCGGGGCAGCACCTCCAGCACAGCATCCCAGGATGTTCAGCATCGACAGCCTCATCAGTGGGCAGCAGgccctgcagccctcaccaCCGTCTGACCTGAGCCACCCATCACTGGGCTTGCCTGGGGCTGAGCTGGCTCCTACCTGCTCCACCGGCAGCTCCGAGCCTCCCTGCTTCCAGGCGCAGCCTGTCAGTCCCAGCTTGTTGGGCCGGGCTGGCCCTAACACCTTGGCTTACCCCTATGCTGCCTCACCCCCACATCTGCCCGTGGCACAGGGCAGCTACTCACCAGGCAGCCCGCAGCTCTATGGGGCTCCCAACAGACTGTCCCTGCCGGCCATGCGGCCCCCAGCTTGCGCCGAGCACAGTGAGCAGCTCCTGGGTCTCTCCGCATCATCCCTTGGCCAATTTGGCTCCAGCAACTCCTACATGAGGCAGCCCAATTTTCCTGCTGGCCTGGAGCGGTACATGTGA